From Synoicihabitans lomoniglobus, the proteins below share one genomic window:
- a CDS encoding rolling circle replication-associated protein: protein MPYTTPNFWTERNAAAKCRQMKKRGMPDLDGGRFITLTVNRELCPDEGGTWRLLEPAEAYEMGKARLRRFIARLRKRYKIRRWFWKMELHQPDNNGLVYAHWHFWFDYGGHIPGEEVTKAWGLGRTDIRRVRRKEWTYLFKYMCKQAGDLPDWLTSMTKVRLFQTSMGFFSGNDAPPEDTPSPRQLDDIDETKNDCAHEMDTIGERIVRWTRCVVARSTSSDGTTRHKLLVMQTSRWGDLLAAFAELRIRYGITQADCEIKTQKITTTWLTQLPPCLQGYT from the coding sequence ATGCCCTACACGACTCCGAACTTTTGGACGGAGCGCAACGCGGCCGCGAAATGTCGGCAAATGAAGAAACGCGGCATGCCCGACCTCGACGGAGGTCGGTTTATTACCCTCACAGTCAATCGGGAGCTGTGTCCTGACGAAGGAGGGACTTGGCGACTGCTGGAACCAGCGGAAGCGTATGAAATGGGGAAGGCTCGCCTTCGTCGTTTCATAGCTCGGCTCAGAAAGCGCTATAAGATCCGCCGTTGGTTCTGGAAAATGGAACTCCATCAACCGGACAACAACGGCCTCGTTTACGCTCATTGGCATTTCTGGTTCGACTACGGTGGACATATCCCCGGCGAAGAAGTCACGAAAGCCTGGGGCCTCGGTCGCACTGATATCCGCCGGGTCCGTCGCAAGGAATGGACCTACCTCTTTAAATATATGTGCAAGCAAGCCGGGGACTTACCCGACTGGCTCACCTCCATGACGAAGGTCCGCCTATTTCAAACGTCCATGGGATTCTTTTCGGGCAACGATGCGCCACCAGAGGACACGCCGTCCCCCCGGCAGCTCGATGATATCGACGAAACAAAAAACGACTGTGCCCACGAAATGGATACAATCGGGGAGAGAATCGTCCGATGGACTCGGTGTGTCGTTGCCCGATCAACCTCTTCGGACGGCACCACCAGACACAAACTCCTCGTGATGCAAACATCACGTTGGGGCGATCTGTTGGCGGCGTTCGCTGAACTCCGTATCCGCTATGGCATTACGCAAGCGGACTGTGAAATCAAAACCCAAAAAATAACAACAACATGGCTAACGCAGCTTCCTCCCTGCCTCCAGGGGTATACGTAA
- a CDS encoding ATP-binding protein: MDCFLIASLRRGGAVLSLAGLAWLTAMDIRAQPEPEDAAMRVWDEAATGRPRMSQLIDFWTVPVEEREAGVRYRFEVDVLYYDPAWNILHVQDASLPEFLQTEKTLPLVTGQRVAISGVTGSPGQEFWIRDAQFESLGPAHIGWEAVNLSAVDHQAVINSPIEVVGLVMAQTFDDPEHLELSMLIDGIATTVWVLVDPEAPVPAWEGVVVRVRGVHGGHFDAAGNLDSLELFCPSPHHIDYVAALAVAPQFEIPVTDVGRVVLSREPGPVRLQGKVVKAPEKGQLTLRDETGQVVVETWQQLPVAKDDPLEVVGYPAVDGVSIRLTRAWARIPSDDRREVDLSQDQQLRWLHRMTASVMELTPSEAAKTHPVQVDGVVTWSSDDAMQFFLQDSSGGIGVVRADARQQPPAVGAHVMVTGFTAQGDFAPVIRASLVKTVGNLSLPRARQVTLEQAQTGVEEAQWVSMSGFVHDVRRDGGWARLDLSTSAGPLSARLPTDASLTDLVGAVVELHGVCTAVADEDRKLRGIEMWVAGRDQIEVLDPGPQNVFALPFTPISELGRFNAASSLRRRIKVQGVIMHQSESGRIYMEETGASLLVHSRQRQPLRRGDRVEVVGFPGREGGRMVLRESTYRRIAEGASPPPVVIDEPGRLRAELDGHLVRIEGHVLERFRADGEGRLWVQNGRAVFETHLENRTDRDVQMLPIEGSRIAVTGVYEVEFSDRARPLSFRLLVDETEQIEVLSAPQWWTRERAIGAGTLLLVSVMLTLLWVRHLHGRVKVQSRELDDQMNRATRLEADLQRASRLESLGTMAGGVAQDFNELLDRMLSNIARVEESADPDGKSGIWLQETRSAVSRARDLTRRLMTFAKGGAPVCAPVDLVALVQSEVNAFDVGVSTEVQWTVTSDCPRVPVDDGQLRQVVRSLLLNAGQAMPRGGILRWEIRPVRIDADSDLLLASGRYVQMILHDNGEGMGEKTLGRAFDPYFTTRAGAAGLGLAVVYSVVRRHHGHIVIESTPMLGTDVSIWLPVDREASRPPFPLDDEVGSAKR, encoded by the coding sequence GTGGATTGTTTTTTAATCGCGTCCCTGCGCCGTGGTGGCGCCGTTTTGAGCCTGGCGGGCTTGGCCTGGCTTACCGCGATGGACATTCGGGCTCAGCCCGAGCCCGAGGATGCGGCGATGCGCGTATGGGACGAGGCGGCGACCGGACGACCGCGCATGTCTCAATTGATCGATTTTTGGACCGTTCCGGTGGAGGAGCGCGAGGCCGGGGTGCGGTATCGGTTCGAAGTCGATGTGCTCTACTATGATCCGGCGTGGAATATCCTGCATGTGCAGGACGCGAGCCTCCCGGAGTTTCTTCAAACCGAGAAGACGTTGCCGCTGGTGACGGGGCAACGGGTAGCGATCAGCGGTGTCACCGGATCACCGGGGCAGGAATTTTGGATTCGCGACGCGCAGTTTGAGTCGCTCGGTCCGGCCCACATTGGGTGGGAGGCGGTCAATCTCTCGGCGGTCGACCATCAGGCGGTAATCAATTCACCGATCGAGGTGGTCGGCCTGGTCATGGCCCAAACCTTCGATGATCCGGAGCATCTCGAACTCTCGATGCTGATCGATGGCATCGCGACCACGGTGTGGGTGTTGGTTGATCCCGAGGCGCCGGTGCCGGCGTGGGAAGGCGTGGTCGTGCGGGTGCGGGGCGTGCATGGCGGGCATTTTGACGCGGCCGGCAACCTGGACTCGCTGGAGCTGTTTTGCCCGAGTCCGCATCACATTGATTATGTCGCGGCGCTGGCGGTCGCGCCGCAGTTTGAAATCCCCGTTACTGATGTGGGGCGGGTGGTGCTGTCGCGCGAACCCGGGCCGGTGCGGCTGCAGGGCAAGGTGGTGAAAGCGCCGGAAAAGGGTCAACTGACCCTGCGCGACGAAACGGGCCAAGTCGTGGTCGAGACGTGGCAACAGCTGCCCGTGGCGAAGGATGATCCTCTCGAAGTCGTGGGATATCCGGCGGTCGATGGCGTGAGCATACGATTAACCCGGGCGTGGGCGCGAATCCCGTCGGACGACCGCCGGGAAGTGGATCTGAGTCAGGACCAGCAACTGCGATGGCTGCACCGAATGACCGCCAGTGTGATGGAGCTCACGCCGTCGGAGGCCGCCAAAACCCATCCGGTGCAGGTGGATGGTGTGGTGACGTGGTCCAGCGATGATGCGATGCAGTTTTTCCTGCAGGATTCGTCGGGTGGCATTGGCGTGGTGCGGGCGGATGCCCGGCAACAGCCCCCGGCGGTGGGAGCCCATGTCATGGTCACAGGATTTACGGCGCAGGGTGACTTCGCTCCCGTGATTCGGGCGAGTTTAGTCAAAACCGTCGGTAATTTGTCGTTGCCCCGCGCTCGCCAAGTCACCTTGGAACAAGCGCAAACGGGAGTGGAGGAGGCGCAGTGGGTATCGATGTCGGGCTTCGTGCACGATGTGCGACGCGATGGCGGTTGGGCGCGATTGGATTTATCCACGTCAGCGGGACCGTTGTCGGCCCGGCTGCCCACGGATGCGAGTCTCACCGATCTGGTGGGGGCGGTGGTGGAACTGCATGGCGTCTGCACGGCCGTCGCTGATGAAGACCGTAAACTCAGGGGCATTGAAATGTGGGTGGCGGGACGCGACCAAATCGAGGTGTTGGATCCGGGGCCCCAGAATGTTTTTGCCCTGCCGTTCACTCCCATCAGTGAGCTGGGGCGTTTCAACGCCGCCTCGAGCTTGCGGCGACGTATCAAAGTGCAGGGTGTGATCATGCACCAGTCCGAGTCGGGACGGATCTATATGGAGGAGACCGGGGCTTCGTTGTTGGTGCACTCCCGCCAGCGTCAACCGCTGCGTCGGGGAGATCGGGTGGAGGTGGTGGGGTTCCCGGGACGGGAAGGCGGGCGCATGGTGCTGCGGGAAAGCACCTACCGACGCATCGCGGAAGGGGCGTCCCCGCCCCCGGTGGTTATCGATGAGCCCGGTCGGTTGCGGGCGGAGTTGGACGGTCATTTGGTCCGGATCGAAGGGCACGTGCTGGAACGGTTTCGCGCGGACGGTGAGGGGCGACTGTGGGTGCAAAACGGACGGGCGGTTTTTGAAACTCATCTCGAAAACCGCACCGATCGTGACGTGCAAATGTTGCCGATCGAAGGCAGTCGGATCGCTGTCACCGGCGTTTACGAAGTCGAGTTCAGTGATCGGGCGCGACCGTTGAGTTTTCGGCTCCTGGTCGATGAAACCGAACAGATCGAAGTCCTGTCGGCACCGCAGTGGTGGACCCGGGAGCGTGCGATCGGCGCGGGAACCCTGTTGTTGGTGAGTGTGATGCTCACGCTGCTGTGGGTCCGTCATTTGCACGGGCGGGTCAAGGTGCAGTCGCGGGAACTCGATGATCAAATGAATCGAGCCACGCGCCTCGAAGCCGACCTTCAGCGGGCTTCGCGACTCGAATCGTTGGGCACCATGGCGGGAGGTGTGGCGCAGGATTTCAATGAGTTGCTCGATCGCATGTTGAGCAACATCGCCCGGGTAGAGGAGAGTGCGGACCCGGATGGGAAATCAGGCATCTGGTTGCAGGAAACGCGGAGCGCAGTATCGCGTGCGCGGGATTTGACCCGTCGCCTCATGACGTTTGCGAAAGGCGGCGCGCCGGTTTGCGCACCGGTTGATTTGGTCGCCTTGGTGCAGTCGGAGGTAAATGCCTTCGACGTGGGAGTCTCCACCGAGGTGCAATGGACCGTCACATCCGATTGCCCGCGGGTGCCGGTCGACGACGGGCAACTTCGGCAGGTGGTGCGGAGTCTATTGCTCAACGCCGGACAGGCCATGCCTCGGGGCGGTATCTTACGTTGGGAAATCCGGCCGGTGCGGATTGATGCCGACAGCGATCTGCTGCTGGCATCCGGACGGTATGTGCAGATGATTCTGCACGACAACGGTGAGGGGATGGGCGAGAAGACGCTGGGGCGCGCTTTTGATCCCTACTTCACGACGCGAGCCGGCGCGGCGGGATTGGGGCTCGCGGTGGTTTATTCCGTGGTGCGGCGTCATCACGGCCACATCGTGATTGAGTCAACCCCGATGCTGGGGACCGATGTAAGCATTTGGCTGCCGGTCGATCGGGAAGCGTCGCGGCCGCCATTTCCCCTCGATGACGAGGTCGGCTCAGCCAAGCGCTGA
- a CDS encoding mechanosensitive ion channel family protein: MDETTPSLLAQIIELLRHPLFDLGDTPITALGILKLLILITLVIFAEAVLRRIFLTRVLSRTHLDEGMRFAIARISGYIFLTLGFYLALNFVGIDLSSLAVFAGAIGVGLGFGLQNIVHNFISGIIILAERPIAIGDRVEVNGVAGKVAKISLRSTIVVTNDNISVIVPNSNFISEPVVNWSHGDPKVRINVPVGIAYGSDVPKFRRLMTEVALSQSEVLRDPAPNIFFIGFGDSSLDFEIGVWTAEMLQNPKRFRSELYYKIEAVLRENGIEIPFPQRDLHVRSGTLPVRRVDEASSRDS; this comes from the coding sequence ATGGACGAAACCACCCCTTCACTGCTCGCCCAGATCATCGAATTGCTTCGTCATCCGCTGTTCGATCTGGGCGACACGCCGATCACGGCCCTCGGCATTCTCAAGCTCCTGATTCTGATCACGTTGGTGATCTTCGCGGAGGCCGTGCTGAGACGGATTTTTCTCACCCGGGTGCTCTCCCGCACCCACCTGGATGAAGGCATGCGATTCGCCATCGCCCGCATTAGTGGTTACATCTTTCTCACGCTGGGGTTTTACCTCGCGCTTAATTTTGTCGGCATCGACCTGAGTTCGCTCGCCGTATTCGCCGGAGCGATCGGTGTGGGTCTGGGCTTCGGCCTGCAAAACATCGTCCACAACTTCATCTCCGGCATCATCATTCTGGCGGAACGTCCGATCGCGATCGGCGACCGCGTCGAGGTAAACGGCGTCGCGGGCAAGGTCGCCAAAATCAGCCTGCGCAGCACCATTGTCGTCACCAACGACAACATTTCGGTGATCGTGCCCAACTCCAACTTCATCAGCGAACCCGTCGTCAACTGGAGTCACGGCGACCCCAAGGTGCGGATCAATGTCCCCGTCGGCATCGCCTACGGATCAGACGTGCCGAAGTTCCGCCGCCTCATGACCGAAGTCGCGCTGAGCCAGTCCGAAGTGCTGCGAGACCCCGCACCCAACATCTTTTTCATCGGTTTCGGCGACAGCTCACTCGATTTCGAGATCGGTGTTTGGACCGCCGAAATGCTGCAAAATCCGAAACGTTTTCGCAGTGAACTCTATTACAAGATCGAAGCGGTGCTGCGCGAAAACGGCATCGAAATTCCATTCCCGCAGCGGGATCTGCATGTGCGCAGCGGCACCCTGCCCGTGCGTCGTGTCGACGAAGCTTCGTCCCGCGATTCCTAG
- the hflX gene encoding GTPase HflX produces MADFLDNTAQTKEDPLRVERAFLVGVQTATMAAGEAEELLIELTELVENLGIGVVGSIIVKLRQPTPATLVGSGKVDEIIGEARLLECDVIVFDEGLSPAQQRNWERISELTVIDRQEVILDIFADRAQTREAVLQVALARMEYSMPRLTRAWTHLSRQRGKGAMSGEGETQLEQDRRIVRDRIARLKRELVEVQQHRGVQRQKRRRVPVPTAAIVGYTNAGKSSLLNALTGATVLAEDKLFATLDPTTRQLILPGNQKLLVTDTVGFVRRLPHGLVEAFKATLEEAIVSDFLIHVLDVTAPSVAEHRQTTLEVLGELDADSRPRLTVFNKVDAATPEQLHRARLLVPDALFVSAVSGEGLDELATHCTDLIRDTFGSAELLVPHDRYDVVARLHQVGHVQEEETLDEGVRLIGRYPPAQHGYFAPFVVTS; encoded by the coding sequence ATGGCTGACTTCCTCGACAACACCGCTCAAACCAAAGAAGACCCCCTCCGGGTCGAACGCGCCTTCCTCGTCGGCGTCCAAACTGCGACCATGGCCGCCGGTGAAGCCGAGGAGCTGCTTATCGAGCTGACCGAGCTGGTCGAGAATCTCGGCATCGGCGTCGTGGGCTCCATCATCGTCAAGCTGCGGCAGCCGACTCCCGCCACGCTGGTGGGCAGCGGCAAAGTCGATGAGATCATCGGCGAGGCCCGCCTGCTCGAATGCGATGTGATCGTTTTCGACGAAGGCCTGTCCCCGGCCCAACAGCGCAACTGGGAACGCATTTCGGAACTCACCGTCATCGATCGCCAGGAGGTCATCCTGGATATTTTTGCCGACCGGGCCCAGACGCGCGAAGCCGTGCTGCAAGTGGCCCTCGCCCGCATGGAGTATTCCATGCCCCGGCTCACGCGGGCCTGGACCCACCTTTCCCGTCAACGCGGCAAAGGCGCCATGAGCGGTGAAGGTGAAACCCAGCTCGAACAGGACCGCCGCATCGTGCGCGACCGCATCGCCCGCCTGAAACGCGAGCTGGTCGAAGTGCAGCAACACCGGGGCGTGCAACGCCAGAAACGCCGCCGCGTGCCCGTGCCCACCGCCGCCATTGTAGGCTACACCAACGCCGGCAAATCCTCCCTGCTCAATGCCTTGACCGGCGCCACCGTGCTGGCTGAGGACAAGCTCTTCGCCACCCTCGACCCCACCACTCGCCAGCTGATTCTGCCCGGCAACCAAAAGCTGCTCGTGACCGACACGGTGGGATTTGTCCGCCGCCTGCCCCACGGCCTGGTCGAGGCGTTCAAGGCGACCCTCGAAGAGGCGATTGTATCCGATTTTCTGATTCATGTGCTCGACGTCACCGCCCCGAGTGTCGCCGAACACCGCCAGACCACGCTGGAAGTGCTCGGCGAACTCGACGCCGATTCCCGGCCGCGTCTGACCGTGTTCAACAAAGTCGACGCCGCGACGCCCGAGCAACTGCACCGCGCGCGATTGCTGGTGCCCGACGCCTTGTTCGTCTCGGCCGTGTCCGGTGAAGGGCTTGACGAGCTCGCCACCCATTGCACCGATCTCATTCGGGACACGTTTGGCAGTGCCGAACTCCTCGTGCCCCACGACCGCTACGATGTGGTTGCACGACTCCATCAGGTCGGGCACGTTCAGGAAGAAGAGACCCTCGACGAAGGCGTGCGACTCATTGGTCGCTACCCCCCGGCGCAGCACGGATACTTCGCGCCGTTCGTCGTTACTTCCTGA